The DNA region CCTGCCCAGGTCACAGATTGTAACTACATGGGTGTTTATACAAATAgtcttcttaaaaatatatccttATCTTCCATTTGGAAAAAGGGAAAGGTCTTTATGTTCGAATTTAATGTTGAAATTtcttggttgggtgcagtggctcatgcctgtaatcctagcactttgggaggccgaggcaggaggactgcttgagcccaggagttcgagactagctggggtaacatagtgagacttcatctctattttaattgggatcttttttctttttttctttttttggttcctttttttGTGGAGAATAAGGTCTTTCTATATTTCCCAGGcaggtttcgaactcctgggctcaagtaatcctcccacctctgcctctctaagagctgagattacaggcacaagccactgtgcctggccctccatctctatttttaaaaaaagaaaaaaaaaaaatctttttcaacTTGAAACTACAGAAACTAATGTATTGTTTTCCAAGTATACTATAAAAAAATTTCATGATACCTGGAGATGTCAAACCAGCTTCCAAGCacttgaagaggaaaaaaataataagaatagaaGCCACATgtaacagatatttttaaagaactgaaagtgtTTATCTTAAGAATTactctaaaattgaaaaaattggTCTAAGATTTTACTCAAAAGTTTggatgaaaaataataactgaCATTTCTTGAGCATTTATAATGTTCAAGGCACCATTCAAAATGCTGTGTATGTATTAACTCACTCCTCTAAACTTAATGAGGTTAACACTATTATtatcattcctattttataggtagggaaactgaggtgagGCATGGAGCAGCTAACACTAGCAAGTATTAGAGCTGAGattcacacacaaacatatgcagtctggctccagaagcCACATACTTACCTGCTAAACCATACTGCCACTTGATACTAGAACAGATTAACCACAGAAGGACTATTTTGGCCATCTGGCAAATAAATAGcttagatttattttgtttcattatagttttgttttttccttcagtgatcaaattcatttttattatccttGAAATTTTCCTTAATATTCTTGTACACATCTCCTagtcctaaattttaaaaaaatgcatggtACTCCAGGGTCTAATTAACTGATGAAACCTTATACAGCCATTAAAGATTATGtttttacaaagatttttaagAATATGGAGGAATGCTTATAACATAAAGTAGCACCGTGTAAATTAGGAAGAAGCCAGGcttccccctcccacctcctcaagAAAACATCTGGAAAACAGATAGGAAAGTTTCATTGTGCTATTATTGGGTTGGAAAATTAGGAATAATTTCTTATGTACTTTTCTTAACTTTCTATAAAATTCAACTGAATGCTTTTATAGTCCAAAAAAATGAAGTAGATTTCATTTTCTAAAGGCAAATTGGAGCCCTTCATTACAAAAGTATAGCCTGTAGCTGTTCATGATAATCTTATTGCATAATTTAGAATCATTTCCACAGAGCCCTTGGCCATATAAGCGAAGGTGGCACAGTTCAGACCTGCACTGTGATATGTGGgtgtttaattaaatttaaaatccagCTCCTCAGTCACACTAGCTCCATtccaagtgctcagtagccacatgtggcaagTGACAGCTTTTCTAGCATCATAGAAAATTCTATTGCCCAGTATGGGTTTGGAAGAAAAAGCAGGGAATGTGGAGCCAGAAAACTTGGAATCAAGTCTACCCTACAAGCTGACACTTGCTGTGTGAAATGGGGCAATTTACTCAACCTCTCTCAGCCTATTTCCCCATGACCAAATTGGGACTGAAGATAATACCACATACCATATACAGAGGTTAAGAAGATTAAGAGAATGCAGGTGACAGTTCTCCGAAAACAATAGTGTGGTTTACCAGGTAGATGCTGCTTCCCAGGCCTCCAGCTTGAAGTCAGTCTAGCTTTTCGAGGACTGATTCCAAATCTTTGAATGCTTCACACCAAGAATTTTACCTGAATGCCACCATCAAAATCAGATTAGCTCTTATTACAGTTCCTAGACCAAGTCTGTGGCAATGTGggcatttcatttcttccttgtaAAAAGCTTTAATACACGGCTCTGTCTATACAGTGACACCTcctaaaagttttctttaataatttaaaatcttcacTGTATTTCCATTCCTACAGAGAAAAAGACtcccttaaaaaagaaaagaaaaaaggtttgtTCACCAAAGAAATAACGTGGAGTTTGTCAAATTCCATATAACAAGGAAATCAGGCGGAGTTAACGGTGCAGGAATGAAGCAAAAGAACGTGAGGTTTTTTACCAACAATGATAGCAGTTTCAAAAACCTTCAAAGCTGTCGGGGTACTGATGAAATGGAAGTACTTgctcattctgattttttttttttcctaactcatTTCTGGTTCTTGCTGCAAGACAACTTGACTATTTTAGACAAGTGTAGGGCTGCTGCATTTCCAGAACGCCTCCATCCTATTTCTCATTTAAACCACTTCACCTTCCCTGTGGCCTATTAATGCATACTTGCAAGGCTGCGAAACAACCCAAAGGAGGCAAGATCCAGCGGTTCCCCACTCAAGCTCCTTTCTGCTTCCCCAGGTTTCCGCCAGCTGTGGATGCCTTTGACATTATGACCGCAGAGGATTCCACCGCAGCCATGAGCAGTGACTCGGCCGCCGGGTCCTCGGCCAAGGTGCCCGAGGGCGTGGCGGGCGCGCCCAACGAGGCGGCACTGCTGGCGCTGATGGAGCGCACGGGCTACAGCATGGTGCAGGAGAACGGGCAGCGTAAGTACGGCGGCCCACCGCCTGGCTGGGAGGGCCCGCACCCGCAGCGCGGCTGCGAGGTCTTCGTGGGCAAGATCCCGCGCGACGTGTACGAGGACGAACTGGTGCCCGTGTTCGAGGCCGTGGGCCGCATCTACGAGCTGCGCCTCATGATGGACTTCGACGGCAAGAACCGCGGCTACGCCTTCGTCATGTACTGCCACAAGCACGAGGCCAAGCGCGCAGTGCGCGAGCTCAACAACTACGAGATCCGCCCGGGCCGCCTGCTAGGCGTGTGCTGCAGCGTAGACAACTGCCGCCTCTTCATCGGCGGGATCCCCAAGATGAAGAAGCGCGAGGAGATCCTGGAGGAGATCGCCAAGGTCACCGAGGGCGTGCTGGACGTGATCGTCTACGCCAGCGCGGCCGACAAGATGAAGAACCGTGGCTTTGCCTTCGTGGAGTACGAGAGCCACCGCGCGGCTGCCATGGCTCGCCGCAAGCTCATGCCCGGCCGCATCCAGCTGTGGGGCCACCAGATCGCCGTGGACTGGGCCGAGCCCGAGATCGACGTGGACGAGGACGTGATGGAGACCGTGAAGATCCTCTACGTGCGCAACCTCATGATCGAGACCACAGAGGACACCATCAAGAAGAGCTTCGGCCAGTTCAACCCTGGCTGCGTGGAGCGCGTCAAGAAGATCCGCGACTACGCCTTCGTGCACTTCACCAGCCGCGAGGATGCCGTGCACGCCATGAACAACCTCAACGGCACTGAGCTGGAGGGCTCGTGCCTGGAGGTCACGCTGGCCAAGCCAGTGGACAAGGAGCAGTACTCGCGCTACCAGAAGGCAGCCAGGGGTGGCGGCGTGGCCGAGGCAGCGCAGCAGCCCAGCTACGTGTACTCCTGCGACCCCTACACGCTGGCCTACTACGGCTACCCCTACAACGCGCTCATCGGACCCAACAGGGACTACTTCGTGAAAGGTTAGTGGGGGCTCTTCTCCTGGGTGGGGCCCTCAAGAACTTTGCCTCCTAGGCAGGGGGCACCAGGGATATCGTGGCTGGCATTTGCTGAGCTGGTAGGTGCTGAAGGCCCTCCCACCCTCCTTTTGGGTTTGCATTCTGGGTCTAGTTCTTTGCTGGCACCGAAGTCCGTCACTTCTGCAGCATTGATAGAAATACAGGTCGTTCTGGGGTGAGCGGTAAAATCACATGGATGTGCAAACACTGGCATTCTGCCTTGCCGGCGTCCACCGGGTTAGGGGCTCATCCACCAATCTCTTGGTGCTTGGGTTAAAACCTGCTtgtgcgggcgcctgtagtcccagctactcgggaggctgaggcaggagaatggcgtaaacccgggaggtggagcttgcagtgagctgagatccggccactgcactccagcctaggcgacagagagagactccgtctcaaaaaaacaaaacaaaacaaaacaaaacctgcttGTTAAATCTTAATCTTAAATCTTAAGTTGTTGGTGGAgtcaatgatttttaattttgttttttgttatcaTTGGTTAGGATATAATGAAACGCAGCATTACCTGGAAAATAAGATACATAGGTTCTGGGTCCTGTTCTCTGATTAACTAGGTCTGTGACTTTAGTCACTTTAGTCTCCCCTGGCCTGTTTTCTCAAGCATGAAATGAGGAAGGTGGACTAGCAAATCCTCTTCCaaatctaactttaaaaaaaaaaattatttaattgtgtatatatatgtatttggagacagggtctcactatgttgcccaggctggtcttgaacccctgggctcaagccatcctctagccttagcctcccaaagtgctgggattacaggcataagacaccgcacctggccccaattttttttggggggagtgggTATTCTATGAATGTTTTTCTTTACTGAAATTGCAGATACAATCCTAGAAACTCACCCTGCAAGTTTGCCTCTTGTACTAAGCAGACATGCTTAGGATGCAAATCTAGGCTGAAAGAGAATGTTGGAAGCATCTTTACCAGCCTATTAAAGAGCAAAGGTGTAGCCACCTGCAACTTAGACTGGAGCAGTTAAATGCTGAGAACTGAGGGCTGAGGTCTGCCTCCAGCACCATCACTGTTGGTTGCTCATCATCTTTTGTGTTGTTATTACAAGCAGGCAGCATAAGAGGCCGAGGGCGAGGTGCAGCTGGCAACAGAGCCCCGGGGCCCCGGGGTTCCTACCTCGGGGGATATTCTGCTGGCCGTGGTATATATAGCCGATATCatgaagggaaaggaaagcagcaagaaaaaggaTATGAACTTGTGCCGAATCTGGAAATCCCTACCGTCAACCCAGTTGCCATTAAACCTGGTACAGGTCAGTATAAACCAGATTGAGAATGCACCCATTCAGCATAAATCCCAGCCCTTCTGTTAGAAGTGAATCCAAGCCTTTCTCGGGCTCTCACAGGGGTTCCTCCTCTCCCAGGCAGCTAGAGACAAGGCAAAAAGAAAGTGGCCCCCTGGACCTCCTTATCTAGAACTTCAGGGGATGGTGTAGCTTTGACCATGGTCAAATCAAACTTGCCTGaagtaaggttttcttttttcctttttttttttttttgagacagagtctcgctctgtcacccagactggagtgcagtggcgtgatctcggctcactgcaagctccgcctcctgggtgcacaccgttctcctgcctcagcctccagagtagctgggactacaggcgcccgccaccacgcccggctaatttgttttttatatatatattttaagtagagatggggtttcactgtgttagccaggatggtctcgatctcctgacctcatgatccgcccgtctcggcctcccaaagtgctgggattacaggcgtgagccactgcgcccagccgtgcAGTAAGGTTTTCAAAGGGTTGTCACCCATTGTTAGGCTTTTTCTCAGTCTGTGGCTAAGTAGGGAGAGTTGTGGGGTGAATAAAGGAAGAACATGAGGCTCTCTGTATCTTCTGTCAGGTAAAACCTATCTTTTCCTTACTCAGGCCTATTTCTGCCCCAACCATCTGATGTCGGAGGGTAGAGCTTATTGGCCCATTCTGAGAGTTGTTGGGAAGGGCAGAAAATTCCTCTTCAGAAGTCAGCAGCACCTTTTGTCCCTTGTCATGGTCTGAGCAAATAAGAATGCTTGGGGACAAGGCAGTGGtcaaagttttgttgttgttgttgtttgagatggagtcttgctctgtcacccaggctagagtgcagtgatcttggctcactgcaacctccacctcccaggttaagtgattctcctgcctcagcctccccagcagctggaactacaggcgcgcaccaccatgccggttactttttgtatatttagtagaggtgggggtttcaccatgttgcccaggctgctctcgaactcctgatctcaagtgagccgcccccctcagcctcccaaagtgctgagattataggcatgagccaccgcacctggcctttggTGAACGTTTTTGCAGCCAATTCCCTGGTTTCTAATTTCCAGCACTCATTTCCTCCTCTAGCTGGATCAGTAGATTGGGAGTAGGGATGCTCAATAATTTCAAGCCAAGGACCTTGAACTTTGCTTTCACCTCCAGGCCCCACAAACCTGTTTATCAATGTTGTTAGTGCCCATGGCCATCTAACGTGAGGGTGGTCTTCTGATCCAAACCTGCAAAGAACATTAACTCCATTGTGTGAGTCTAGCACGAACTCATGCAGCACCCTGCAGAAGCATCCAAACACATGGAAAACTCAGTCCGTGGGTGATTGGCGTGACCCTCCTCCAGACGCCCTCCCTGGCTTCAGCAGGAGGAtttttcccagctactctgatTTTCTTCTGGTTGAGATTGTACACTTCTTTCCCTAACTAAAATAGAGTCAAGGAATCTGTGCATTTGGGACATAGGTACGCATTGGCCTCATAGGGTTAAAAAGTATTTTGCTAGTTGAACCttcttttgatgattttttttttttttttttttttgcctgtgtaAAAATTCTGCAATTTCTGCAATTAAGTGACTCCTTAGACTAGATTGCCTTTTAAATGTCATTGGCACTGTGGGCAAAGTAAAACTGATCCTACAGCTCTGTAACTTAATAAAATAGAGCCTGGATATGGGAGTTGTCGCTTCTACTTGTTGGGAAGGGGACTCCTGTTGGCAAGTTACAGTAGCTTAAGgtttaacaagagaaaagaactGTTAAATAATCTTTAGTCATGTAAAGTTGtgtcctggaggctgaggtagaaattCCTGTGGGCTGATAGCCAGAACAATTCATTTACTTCATACAACCCCTTGTAGCTTAAACTCACAACCCTCTCTGGGCCCCATCCGTTGGCGTTGGTGTCTATTTCTGATCATCCGGAAAATGAGAACATAGTATTTTAGGAGAGGCACCAGGGTGGTGGTGAAGTATCTGCGCGCAAGACCAGTGGAAGATATGGTTGGAAAGGCAGGTAAAATATTTGATTCAGGTTTTAGGTATATTTTATCGAATGGCCATACCATTGTTTAGCTTATAATCATTTGTCTCTTTACCTTTGATTGAGTCTATCCTTATTAGAATAAATGTACCTACAGTTGGAGAAAACCAGAAATAGAAAGATTCTTTGTGTacacatttcatatttttgcttatcctttcaacacacacaaacacacacatacacccccccccgcccccccacacacacacatcagggCTAGTATCTTTCCTTTTGATCTCTTCTTACTGTACCTTGACATTCAATAGCTGCTCTCTGTTTGAATCTCTCGCTGAAATCATAATTTTGGACTTGCAGAAATTCTTTGAATTGGGAGGTCCCACTAAAAGCCAATCACTCCACAGCTTCGCTACTTTGAGTGGACATGAAGAAATTGGGgaatgtgctattttttttttttaaccatgtgtTTTTCCTTGAATCGGTAATGCTAAAATCTGAAATACAGGGTGGGGAGGATGTACGCAGGTCTGAGTTCTCAGAATGAAACCCTCAACAGCACCTGTTTCTTAAATAGTGGTGAAAGTGAAAAAAAGGCAGTGGGACTGGTAATGAGTGAGGTGAGTAGGAAGGAACAGGCGGGCCCAACTCTCACAGGCGGTAGGCCTCAAGCCTCTGATCTCACTTCTTTATCTAAGCCTGTTTTCCCATAGTCAGAGGCCCTTTCTTGCTCAGTAGGACATCAAGAATAAGATTCAAACTGATTTTTccgtagaaatagaaaatattggtGCAGAAGCCTAACTCTAGGGGTCTCTTCCACGACAGGCAGGGGTAGTTACCTGCCACCGCCTATCGCTTCCTCTTGGGGAGCAGGCATCTGGGTACATGGCTTGTACTGAGAGAACAATAGTGAGCTTGGAGAGGCCCCTGACCTCTAAACGTGGTTCTAAAAAAATatcttaggctgggtgcggtggctcacacctgtaatctcagcactttgggaggccaaggcagttggattgcttgagctcaggagttcaagaccagcctgggcaatgtggcgaaaccctgtctctacaacaacaacagaaaatagctgggcaaggtggcctgtgcctgtagttccagctactcaggaggcggaggtgggaggatcgcttgaggtcaagagattgaggctgcagtgagccttgatcacaccactgcattttagcctgggccacagagtgagaccctgtctcaaaagaaagaaaagtttttttaaaaataaaaataaaaaatatcttagAGCAAGTGCTAGACCCCCCCTCAGCGACTGAAAGTGATTGACCCATTTTTCCTTCTTGCTTCTCTTGCAGTAGCCATCCCTGCCATTGGGGCCCAGTATTCCATGTTTCCAGCAGCTCCAGCCCCTAAAATGATTGAAGATGGCAAAATCCACACAGTGGAGCACATGATCAGCCCCATTGCTGTGCAGCCAGACCCAGCCAGTGCTGCTGCCGCTGCAGCTGCTGCAGCCGCAGCCGCAGCCGCCGTCATTCCCACCGTGTCGACGCCACCGCCTTTCCAGGTAGAGTTCTTATTGCAGTCGTTGTTATTTGCGTGTGAAGCCTCTCTTTATCCTGGATTCATTCAGTATTCAGCACTGAGAATTTACCGTGTGCCTGGCTCTCTGTTACAGCTATGCAGTTGGGTGACACAAAGCGTTTTGAATTTGAatcatgacagaaaaaaataattgtaattaattGTACTACCCTAATAATATCATTGTTAAGGGTGGGAATCAATATGTAAAAGTGATGTGTAATTTTTCATAGTGTCGTAATATTGtgcatatatgttttttaaatagcacTGGGTAATTTTTAGCTCATGGTATTAAAGAGCTGACGCACAAAGTCCAGGGAACgattttacattttcacatttcaCACTGAGGCTCAATgaggatttctttaaaaaatgttaacccCCAGTGGGTGGgtgtatatgcgtgtgtgtgtgtgtgtgtgtgtgtgtgtgtgtgtgtgaagagagagagagagaaagaacatctGTATAGATATGTAAAATTTGAGTAATCCCAGCACATAGGGAGGtcaagataggaggatcacttgaggccaggagttcaggaccagcccaggcaacatggtgagacagtgtctctccaaatatatatatatatttttaattagcctggcatggtggcatatgcctgtagtcccagctactagagaggctgaggcaggaggaccatttgACCAGCCttgaggtcaaggctgtagtgagctgtgattgcaccactgcactccaacctgggcaacagagtgagaccctgtctcaaaaaaacttttacaaaataTGCCCGTAATCCTCTCCTCCAATCATATCTCCCATTGTTCCCCTATCTCTTCCCAAACTCATCTTACCATGTTGGCCTCCTTCCCCACCTTTGTTCATACTGTATCCTGGTTTCTTTATTCTCATCTCTTCCATAGAGTCTTCCCCATCCACCTCCTACAGAAATGTTCTCTCCTGTACTCCTCATTACTACATCATTACTTGGCCTATGGCTGCCAGTGTGTTCTATCTTCCAAGGAAAATGAAGCTCCTCCAAACCAAAGACTGTGTCTTGTTTCTTTGCATCTTGACCTCATAGGACATAGGGAGGACATCCatttaacagaagaaaatcttGTTAAAGCTGTTCTCTGTGAGGCAGTGAATCGCGAATACTAATCACAAGTACTCAGGCCCAAGATCCCTTATCCAACTGAAAAAGAATTATCCAGgccactttttttcatttttgatttttgatttttttgagacagagtctcactctgtcacccaggctggagtgcatggctcactgcaacctcaacctccctggttcaagtgatcctcccactggcctcccaagaagttgggaccacagacacacaccaccatgcccggctaacttttttatatgtagggacaaagtcttgctatgttgcccaaactggtattgaactcctgggctcaagcgatcctcccacctcaacctcccaaagtgtgggattacaggcctacattttttaaaaaacagagattgTTAGACTCTAATCCCTGAAGATTCCAATTTAGTCATACTGGGCTGGGGTCCTAGAACTGATATTTTGCACAGCTCCTCAGTGATTCTGAAACAGAGCCAGGCCTCTGACCCTTCACAGTAGGATGCTGTTTACTTGCTTTTGCTCACTCTGAACACTAGTCTTGACTGTGTTATTCAGAAAGGGCAGACTCACTGAAGCTTATTTGTCTTTCAGTCTGTCATTAAGTATTCTTTAACTTGGGATTTCtgaaagacaaaaagaggaaCTGTTGTAAATGACACTGTAGAGTAACAACTAAGTGTAGTTACGGTACTTGTGGACTGAcagtaaatatttacaataaCTTAGCAGCAGTACTTAGTGGAATTTTGATAATAATTTCTAATTCTTCTTTACTAAGAAACTCATGAACATTTGTCTTTGATGTGCACTGTGAGTTCTGGTCAGGTCCAAATTCCAGGCACCATAATCATGTTCTGACTATTTCTGTCTTCTCCTATCAGTCTGCACTGGCTGTTGCCATCggggttctttttttgtttttttttttttttttttgagacgacatctaactctgtcccccaggctggagtgtagtggcgcgatctcggctcactgcaacctccgcctcccaggttcaggcgattctccagccttagcctcccgagtagctaggactacaggcacgtggccaccatgcctggctaattttttgtatttttttagtggagacggggtttccacTTCATTGAGCCACAGTCTGAaatgtgaaaatgtgaaattgttccCCGGACTTTGTGCGTCAGCTCTTTAACAggtttcacctgttagccaggatggtcttgatctcctgacttcatgatacgccctcctcagcctcccagagtgctgggattacaagaccatgagccaccacacccagccaccagCAAGGTTCTTATTTGCAGTCTTTGCTTATCCTCCCCTAGCTTTAATCATCCTCCCCTACGTTGTAGGCGTTCAGGGTGTTCCTGTTTAGCCATTTAGTTAAAGCAAGGAGAACCGCTCCTCCTTGACAAGAGGGAAGACTGCGGGGACTCTTCACCTGAATTAGAGGCacatttttggggggtttttgttttgttttgttttttgtttttttgagatggactctcactttgtcacccaggctggagtgcagtggtgggatctcagcttactgcaacttccgcctccagggttcaagcgattctcctgctagAGGCACTTTTTAAAGATGGGTAAATGTTTCTCCCACTACCAccattgtgtttttctttattcctgcTCTTTGATCTGCTGTATTATTGCAATTGTATAGTGGTCCCCCCTTATCCATGGGGGATACATTCCAAaatccccagtggatgcctgaaacacAGATATTACCAAACCGATAATATACTATGcacaaattttttttccttcttcacagtttcacagatagaaaatttctttcttactgtagatcttagcaacctcagcataggatttttttctttccttattaagtaGAGAACTTTCCCCTTTTCACTTAGAGGAAGGCCTTTAGTGCTCCTCGTTGGCATATCCAAAATGCCAGCATCtgtactcttgcactttggggctgatattaagtaaaataaggactCCTTGACGGTCAGTCTGGTAACCCAGATGGCCACTAAGTGACATGGGCGTGGAGCACAGACAGAGTGGCTTttctggacaaagggatgattggTGTCCTGGGCAGGACAGAGAGGGAAGGCATGAGATTTCATAGAGCTACTCAGAAGggtgcacaatttaaaacttatgaattgtttatttctgaaatttcagtTTAATATTTTCCGACATCAGTTGATCACAGGTagctgaaaccatggaaagcaaaaccaaGTGCTTCCccatatattctcattttacagataagaaaattaaggcCCAGCAAGGTGACAGAACTGCTAGCCAAGAGTAGAATTGCGATTAGGAGATCAGGTCCCTGATCTGTGTATGCTCTGTCCTTATAGTATGGTGAATGCCATATAAAAAGAACATCACacgaatgaaaagagaagccatGGGTTTGGGGACCTACTCTTGATTCCAGGCCATAAGCCAGTGCACATCTATGTGCAAAACTTAGTGTTTGAGTGGGCAGCCTGAACCCAGGTATTGGGCCAGCCTGTAGCACATGGCAAGGTCTCGCTCACATGTTGCCTTCCCTGCCATTTCCTCTCCCTTTTTGCACTGGTTATTAAACCTACATCCACACATGTGGAAAAGATGGCTTGTGTCTTGCTGTGAACACAGTCTTTCCAGTTCCGGAGCTCCTCTCGCTGTTGTAAAATGTCGCTGATGAGACACTCATTGTTTAGTGTTTAGGAAGCAAGTTAACATAGGGCTAAAAGTGCAGACTGCAGAGTCACACATTGCATTGCTTAAAAGCTGTGCCACTTTGTGCAGGTCATTTAACACTTCCACACAACTCCATATAATCATAGTACCAACTGTACTGGTGGCTGTGATGATTCAATACTGTCATACATACAAATAAggcacttagaacaatgcctggcagaCAGTAGTCTCTGAGTTTGGggtttgattttgttgttttgtttgagacaaggtctcacttccattgcccaggctggagtgcagtggtgtgatcttggctcactgcaaccttgcattcccaggctccagtgatcctcctgcctcagcctcttgagt from Piliocolobus tephrosceles isolate RC106 chromosome 3, ASM277652v3, whole genome shotgun sequence includes:
- the RBM47 gene encoding RNA-binding protein 47 isoform X1 — translated: MTAEDSTAAMSSDSAAGSSAKVPEGVAGAPNEAALLALMERTGYSMVQENGQRKYGGPPPGWEGPHPQRGCEVFVGKIPRDVYEDELVPVFEAVGRIYELRLMMDFDGKNRGYAFVMYCHKHEAKRAVRELNNYEIRPGRLLGVCCSVDNCRLFIGGIPKMKKREEILEEIAKVTEGVLDVIVYASAADKMKNRGFAFVEYESHRAAAMARRKLMPGRIQLWGHQIAVDWAEPEIDVDEDVMETVKILYVRNLMIETTEDTIKKSFGQFNPGCVERVKKIRDYAFVHFTSREDAVHAMNNLNGTELEGSCLEVTLAKPVDKEQYSRYQKAARGGGVAEAAQQPSYVYSCDPYTLAYYGYPYNALIGPNRDYFVKAGSIRGRGRGAAGNRAPGPRGSYLGGYSAGRGIYSRYHEGKGKQQEKGYELVPNLEIPTVNPVAIKPGTVAIPAIGAQYSMFPAAPAPKMIEDGKIHTVEHMISPIAVQPDPASAAAAAAAAAAAAAAVIPTVSTPPPFQGRPITPVYTVAPNVQRIPTAGIYGASYVPFAAPATATIATLQKNAAAAAAVYGGYAGYIPQAFPAAAIQVPIPDVYQTY
- the RBM47 gene encoding RNA-binding protein 47 isoform X3, with translation MTAEDSTAAMSSDSAAGSSAKVPEGVAGAPNEAALLALMERTGYSMVQENGQRKYGGPPPGWEGPHPQRGCEVFVGKIPRDVYEDELVPVFEAVGRIYELRLMMDFDGKNRGYAFVMYCHKHEAKRAVRELNNYEIRPGRLLGVCCSVDNCRLFIGGIPKMKKREEILEEIAKVTEGVLDVIVYASAADKMKNRGFAFVEYESHRAAAMARRKLMPGRIQLWGHQIAVDWAEPEIDVDEDVMETVKILYVRNLMIETTEDTIKKSFGQFNPGCVERVKKIRDYAFVHFTSREDAVHAMNNLNGTELEGSCLEVTLAKPVDKEQYSRYQKAARGGGVAEAAQQPSYVYSCDPYTLAYYGYPYNALIGPNRDYFVKVAIPAIGAQYSMFPAAPAPKMIEDGKIHTVEHMISPIAVQPDPASAAAAAAAAAAAAAAVIPTVSTPPPFQGRPITPVYTVAPNVQRIPTAGIYGASYVPFAAPATATIATLQKNAAAAAAVYGGYAGYIPQAFPAAAIQVPIPDVYQTY
- the RBM47 gene encoding RNA-binding protein 47 isoform X2, which produces MTAEDSTAAMSSDSAAGSSAKVPEGVAGAPNEAALLALMERTGYSMVQENGQRKYGGPPPGWEGPHPQRGCEVFVGKIPRDVYEDELVPVFEAVGRIYELRLMMDFDGKNRGYAFVMYCHKHEAKRAVRELNNYEIRPGRLLGVCCSVDNCRLFIGGIPKMKKREEILEEIAKVTEGVLDVIVYASAADKMKNRGFAFVEYESHRAAAMARRKLMPGRIQLWGHQIAVDWAEPEIDVDEDVMETVKILYVRNLMIETTEDTIKKSFGQFNPGCVERVKKIRDYAFVHFTSREDAVHAMNNLNGTELEGSCLEVTLAKPVDKEQYSRYQKAARGGGVAEAAQQPSYVYSCDPYTLAYYGYPYNALIGPNRDYFVKGSIRGRGRGAAGNRAPGPRGSYLGGYSAGRGIYSRYHEGKGKQQEKGYELVPNLEIPTVNPVAIKPGTVAIPAIGAQYSMFPAAPAPKMIEDGKIHTVEHMISPIAVQPDPASAAAAAAAAAAAAAAVIPTVSTPPPFQGRPITPVYTVAPNVQRIPTAGIYGASYVPFAAPATATIATLQKNAAAAAAVYGGYAGYIPQAFPAAAIQVPIPDVYQTY